The Medicago truncatula cultivar Jemalong A17 chromosome 4, MtrunA17r5.0-ANR, whole genome shotgun sequence genome includes a region encoding these proteins:
- the LOC11444444 gene encoding heat stress transcription factor A-1e, which translates to MTAGIANYVLPPFLSKTYDMVDDSSTESIVSWGKNNNTFVVLNSTDFSKHILPKYFKHNNFSSFVRQLNTYGFRKVDPDRWEFAHEGFLRGQKHLLKNINRRKSTHANGNNQQLSKPQNPPVGSCVEVGKFGLDEEVERLKRDKNVLMQELVKLRQQQQSTDNQLVNVGQRVQVMEQRQQQMMSFLAKAMNSPGFMAQFSQQQNESNRHVTAGKKRRLQGQEEDSLATKNPHNPLDGRVVKYQPSINEAAKTLFNQMLQMNSSARVDSSIKNLDAFLIDDVPSAIPLDSSSSSTQVSGVTLSDVSPISGQSCIAVESQFPVSCMTNSMSEVQSSPAVLTDCVKTAEFPEFTTAHQDNILDFGEVHGLATESSFMNPDQNFVGSVGENDEELDVISAVLDGTQSLEADAFSSDANENSKLPGINDEFWEQFFRPSPLTGDTDEVKGSSLGYGLTKDQELSLAKKIQQEKMDKIQHMDHLTQQMELLASDSTLCI; encoded by the exons ATGACAGCTGGGATCGCGAATTATGTATTACCACCATTCTTAAGCAAAACCTACGATATGGTTGATGACTCTTCAACCGAATCGATCGTTTCATGGGGTAAAAACAACAACACCTTCGTCGTGTTGAATTCCACCGATTTCTCCAAACACATCTTGCCTAAATATTTCAAACACAACAACTTCTCCAGCTTTGTCAGACAATTGAACACCTAC GGTTTTAGAAAGGTTGACCCCGACCGCTGGGAATTTGCTCATGAAGGATTTTTAAGGGGTCAAAAACATTTGTTAAAGAATATCAATAGGCGGAAATCTACTCATGCAAATGGTAATAATCAGCAGCTATCTAAGCCGCAGAACCCACCTGTTGGGTCATGTGTGGAAGTGGGTAAGTTTGGGCTTGATGAAGAGGTTGAAAGACTGAAAAGGGACAAGAATGTTCTTATGCAGGAACTTGTTAAGTTAAGACAGCAACAACAATCGACTGATAACCAATTGGTAAATGTTGGGCAACGTGTGCAAGTGATGGAGCAGCGTCAGCAACAGATGATGTCCTTTCTGGCAAAGGCCATGAATAGTCCGGGCTTTATGGCTCAATTTTCACAGCAGCAGAATGAAAGTAATAGACATGTTACCGCAGGTAAAAAGAGGCGGCTCCAGGGGCAGGAAGAAGATAGTTTAGCCACCAAGAATCCCCATAATCCTCTTGATGGGCGTGTTGTTAAGTACCAGCCTTCGATTAATGAGGCtgcaaaaacattatttaaccAGATGTTGCAAATGAACAGTTCTGCAAGGGTGGATTCCTCCATCAAGAACCTTGATGCATTCCTTATTGATGATGTTCCTTCGGCCATTCCATTAGATAGCAGTAGTTCGTCCACCCAAGTTTCTGGTGTAACACTTTCTGACGTTTCACCTATTTCTGGGCAGTCATGTATAGCAGTAGAATCTCAATTTCCTGTAAGTTGTATGACCAATAGCATGTCTGAGGTACAATCTTCACCTGCTGTGTTAACTGACTGTGTCAAAACTGCTGAATTTCCCGAATTTACAACAGCACACCAAGAcaatattttggattttggtGAAGTTCATGGACTGGCTACAGAGAGCAGCTTCATGAATCCTGATCAAAATTTTGTGGGGTCTGTCGGTGAGAATGATGAGGAATTGGATGTGATATCAGCTGTTTTGGATGGGACACAGTCTTTGGAAGCTGATGCTTTTTCTTCTGATGCGAATGAAAATTCCAAGCTTCCAGGAATCAACGATGAGTTCTGGGAACAATTTTTTAGGCCAAGCCCACTTACTGGAGACACAGACGAAGTTAAAGGTAGTTCTCTAGGATATGGTTTGACTAAAGACCAGGAATTGTCATTAGCAAAGAAGATTCAACAAGAAAAGATGGATAAGATACAGCACATGGACCATCTTACTCAACAGATGGAACTTCTTGCATCGGACTCGACATTGTGTAtataa